One Kribbella sp. NBC_00662 genomic region harbors:
- a CDS encoding alkaline phosphatase, whose protein sequence is MRSSRRSFLTATGAAAALALTGSLPEIKSAAAGWTGRPDRRDPFTLGVASGDPLPDAVVIWTRLAPDPLAPFGGMDRRPVDVEWQVAEDEHFRRVVRHGSVKAGPEASHSVHVDVRGLRPWRHYWYRFRVNGHLSPVGRTKTAPTADTQLSKLSLAFASCQAWWEGWYTAYADMARRDHDVVFFLGDYIYEFGIDRGIRPHSNEPYITQQTVTLDEYRQRYAAYKLDPDLQTAHANAPWIVTLDDHEVVDNWADEAHPSAPPAQFRVRRANAFRAYWEHMPLRLAQLPKGPDMQLYRRINYGRLAEFSVLDTRQYRSDQAYGDGTKAPGPETADPTRTITGDAQEKWLLDGWSASRARWNVMAHQTAIARLDTKDGPEVLVPMDTWDGYEASRNRILGGAAQRKVRNLVSIAGDLHRSVASDLKLDFTDPASATVGAEFVGTSITSGMDGEDLDAGGATLLRENPHMKFGNFQRGYVSCTITPQQWVSDYRVVDKVSVQDGTVSTRAKLLVEDGRPGISEVQE, encoded by the coding sequence ATGCGGAGTAGTCGACGAAGCTTTCTGACAGCGACCGGGGCAGCGGCGGCGCTCGCGCTGACCGGCAGTCTTCCGGAGATCAAGAGCGCCGCGGCCGGCTGGACCGGCCGTCCGGACCGGCGGGACCCGTTCACGCTCGGCGTCGCGTCCGGCGACCCGTTGCCGGACGCGGTCGTGATCTGGACCCGGCTCGCACCGGATCCGCTCGCGCCGTTCGGCGGGATGGATCGCCGACCGGTCGACGTCGAGTGGCAGGTCGCGGAGGACGAGCACTTCCGTCGCGTCGTCCGCCACGGTTCGGTGAAGGCCGGTCCGGAGGCGAGCCACTCCGTCCACGTCGACGTACGTGGACTGCGTCCGTGGCGGCACTACTGGTACCGCTTCCGCGTGAACGGTCACCTCAGCCCGGTCGGCCGCACCAAGACCGCGCCGACCGCCGACACCCAGCTGTCGAAGCTTTCGCTGGCGTTCGCGTCCTGCCAGGCGTGGTGGGAGGGCTGGTACACGGCGTACGCCGACATGGCGCGGCGGGACCACGACGTGGTGTTCTTCCTCGGCGACTACATCTACGAGTTCGGCATCGACCGCGGCATCCGGCCGCACTCGAACGAGCCGTACATCACCCAGCAGACCGTGACTCTCGACGAGTACCGGCAGCGCTATGCGGCGTACAAGCTGGACCCTGACCTCCAGACCGCGCACGCGAACGCGCCGTGGATCGTCACCCTCGACGACCACGAGGTGGTCGACAACTGGGCCGACGAGGCTCACCCGAGCGCGCCGCCCGCACAGTTCCGGGTACGCCGGGCCAACGCGTTCCGCGCGTACTGGGAACACATGCCGCTGCGGCTCGCGCAACTGCCGAAGGGGCCGGACATGCAGCTCTACCGGCGGATCAACTACGGCCGGCTCGCGGAGTTCAGCGTGCTGGACACGCGCCAGTACCGGTCCGACCAGGCGTACGGCGACGGCACGAAGGCGCCCGGACCGGAGACCGCCGACCCGACTCGCACAATCACCGGGGACGCGCAGGAGAAGTGGCTGCTCGACGGCTGGTCGGCGTCCCGAGCGCGGTGGAACGTGATGGCGCACCAGACCGCGATCGCCCGGCTCGACACGAAGGACGGGCCGGAGGTGCTCGTCCCGATGGACACCTGGGACGGGTACGAGGCGTCGCGGAACCGGATCCTCGGCGGCGCCGCGCAGCGCAAGGTCCGCAACCTGGTGTCGATCGCCGGCGACCTGCACCGCAGCGTCGCGTCGGACCTGAAGCTCGACTTCACGGATCCGGCATCGGCGACGGTCGGCGCCGAGTTCGTCGGTACGTCGATCACGTCCGGGATGGACGGTGAGGACCTCGACGCCGGTGGCGCCACGTTGCTGCGGGAGAACCCGCACATGAAGTTCGGCAACTTCCAGCGCGGCTACGTCAGCTGCACGATCACGCCGCAGCAGTGGGTCTCGGACTACCGCGTCGTCGACAAGGTGTCGGTCCAGGACGGCACTGTCAGCACCCGCGCCAAGCTCCTCGTCGAGGACGGCCGCCCCGGCATCTCGGAGGTCCAGGAATGA
- a CDS encoding (Fe-S)-binding protein yields the protein MQILAIVVSLAVTLVAVALFGKTIGHIVSVIKLGQPAGRTDNPGKRTVTLAKETLGHTRMLQWSHIGVMHWFVAFGFIGLFLTLVTAFGQLFDPHWALPIIGHWFVFEWVSEALTWTGLLSIIGLIVYRLMHLPKGDNPRSSRFYGSTAWQAYYVEYTILGVLVCILLLRGLEYQLGAVSNSGGNKFHFPTTFFIGSGLFGGLSEHGLENAVYLVAMIKILISFAWMITISLNATMGVAWHRFTAWPNIWFKRKADGGTALGALQPIMVNGAPIDFENIDELDEDAALGVGKVEDFTWKGLLDFTTCTECGRCQSQCPAWNTDKPLSPKLIMMGLRDHAYAKAPYLLASDDDTRKSLPELVLAEQDKPLVGPADVAVIDEDALWACTSCGACVQQCPVDIEHVDAIMDMRRYQVLIESSFPSELNGLFKGLENKGNPWNMNPSGRMDWAKDLPFEVKQVGTDVESLDEVEYLFWVGCAGAFEDRAKKTTQAVAELLNIAGVTFAVLGDGETCTGDPARRSGNEFVFQQLAMQNAEVFKETKVRKVVSTCAHCFNTLKNEYSQLGVELDVIHHTQLLNRLVRDGKLTPVAPADSSLNGQTITYHDPCYLGRHNQVYDAPRELLDIIPGAQYAEMPRNQTKSFCCGAGGARMWMEEKLGTRINLNRTTEAVETGADKIATGCPFCRVMLSDGLTAKQADGSARESVEVQDVAQLLLASVQRGQVSGGE from the coding sequence ATGCAGATCCTCGCCATCGTCGTCTCGCTCGCGGTGACGCTTGTCGCCGTAGCACTGTTCGGCAAGACGATCGGGCACATCGTGTCCGTCATCAAGCTCGGACAGCCGGCCGGCCGGACCGACAACCCGGGCAAGCGGACCGTCACCCTGGCCAAGGAGACCCTCGGCCACACCCGGATGCTGCAGTGGAGTCACATCGGGGTGATGCACTGGTTCGTCGCGTTCGGGTTCATCGGGCTGTTCCTGACCCTGGTGACGGCGTTCGGCCAGCTGTTCGACCCGCACTGGGCGTTGCCGATCATCGGGCACTGGTTCGTGTTCGAGTGGGTCAGCGAGGCCCTCACCTGGACCGGTCTGCTCTCCATCATCGGCCTGATCGTCTACCGGTTGATGCACCTGCCGAAGGGCGACAACCCGCGCTCGTCGCGGTTCTACGGGTCGACGGCCTGGCAGGCGTACTACGTCGAGTACACGATCCTCGGCGTACTGGTCTGCATCCTGTTGCTCCGTGGCCTCGAGTACCAGCTCGGCGCAGTGTCCAATTCTGGGGGAAACAAGTTCCACTTCCCGACGACGTTCTTCATCGGCTCCGGACTGTTCGGCGGGCTGAGCGAGCACGGACTGGAGAACGCGGTCTACCTGGTCGCGATGATCAAGATCCTGATCTCGTTCGCGTGGATGATCACGATCTCGCTGAACGCGACGATGGGCGTGGCCTGGCACCGGTTCACCGCCTGGCCGAACATCTGGTTCAAGCGCAAGGCCGATGGCGGTACGGCGCTGGGCGCGCTGCAGCCGATCATGGTCAACGGTGCACCGATCGACTTCGAGAACATCGACGAGCTCGACGAGGACGCGGCGCTCGGCGTCGGCAAGGTCGAGGACTTCACCTGGAAGGGCCTGCTCGACTTCACCACCTGCACCGAGTGCGGTCGGTGCCAGTCGCAGTGCCCGGCCTGGAACACCGACAAGCCGTTGTCGCCGAAGCTGATCATGATGGGCCTGCGGGACCACGCGTACGCCAAAGCGCCGTACCTCCTGGCGAGCGACGACGACACGCGCAAGTCGCTGCCGGAGCTGGTGCTCGCCGAGCAGGACAAGCCGTTGGTCGGTCCCGCGGATGTCGCGGTCATCGACGAGGACGCGCTGTGGGCCTGTACGTCGTGCGGCGCCTGCGTGCAGCAGTGCCCGGTCGACATCGAGCACGTCGACGCGATCATGGACATGCGCCGGTACCAGGTGCTGATCGAGTCGTCGTTCCCGTCCGAGCTCAACGGGCTGTTCAAGGGCCTGGAGAACAAGGGCAACCCGTGGAACATGAACCCGTCCGGACGGATGGACTGGGCCAAGGACCTGCCGTTCGAGGTCAAGCAGGTCGGGACGGACGTCGAATCGCTGGACGAGGTCGAGTACCTGTTCTGGGTCGGCTGCGCCGGCGCGTTCGAGGACCGCGCGAAGAAGACCACGCAGGCGGTGGCGGAGTTGCTGAACATCGCGGGCGTGACCTTCGCCGTACTCGGTGACGGCGAGACCTGCACCGGTGATCCGGCGCGGCGCTCGGGCAACGAGTTCGTGTTCCAGCAGCTCGCGATGCAGAACGCCGAGGTCTTCAAGGAGACCAAGGTCCGCAAGGTCGTGTCGACCTGCGCGCACTGCTTCAACACGTTGAAGAACGAGTACTCGCAGCTCGGCGTCGAGCTCGACGTCATCCACCACACGCAGTTGCTGAACCGCCTGGTCCGCGACGGCAAGCTGACCCCGGTCGCGCCGGCGGACAGCTCGCTCAACGGCCAGACGATCACGTACCACGACCCGTGCTACCTCGGCCGCCACAACCAGGTGTACGACGCCCCGCGTGAGCTGCTCGACATCATCCCGGGCGCGCAGTACGCCGAGATGCCGCGCAACCAGACCAAGTCGTTCTGCTGCGGCGCGGGCGGTGCGCGGATGTGGATGGAGGAGAAGCTCGGCACCCGCATCAACTTGAACCGGACCACCGAGGCGGTCGAGACCGGCGCCGACAAGATCGCCACCGGCTGCCCGTTCTGCCGGGTGATGCTGTCCGACGGCCTCACCGCCAAGCAGGCCGACGGCTCCGCGCGCGAGTCCGTCGAGGTGCAGGACGTCGCCCAGTTGCTGCTCGCTTCCGTACAGCGTGGTCAGGTGTCGGGCGGCGAGTAA
- a CDS encoding GAF domain-containing protein — MDQREQARRLSEMYDEVLGGGRVPAAPRPLVAASWERSLAAAVDPELDQPPVVVDQEMVETLREDHPLRAVLPVLRQTLTTIADEASHIMIVTDAQGTILWREGSAEVKRQADRIALSEGAVWSEDQIGTNGMGTALAVGEPVQIHSAEHLVRRIHEWTCAAAPVHDPDTGKLLGAVDVSGPLRTVHPAMVALVTAAAQLAEGQLRVRMAAADEMLRARNMRHLMALGDAPGALLTPTGRVLAVQPLEWLPDRLVVPDGADRIDLGDGREGLVERLDEGYLLHMPGTPLRRTRPSLQLKLLGSGQPTAIVGGREIALTLRRAEVLALLLLHPSGLTAEQLMLQLYGDEGNPTTVRAEMHRLRNLLGGGVLDTKPYRIIADVTGDVTQVQAALRQGNLQTAINLYSGPLLARSDAPALRAERDELDATIRRAALDARSPDILWQFAQTSTGAEDLEIFESLAAVLPTGDPRHAAVAARLARLVD, encoded by the coding sequence ATGGACCAACGGGAGCAGGCCCGTCGACTGAGCGAGATGTACGACGAGGTGCTCGGCGGCGGCCGGGTACCTGCTGCGCCGCGCCCGCTCGTCGCCGCGTCGTGGGAGCGCTCGTTGGCCGCCGCGGTCGACCCGGAGCTCGACCAGCCGCCCGTGGTCGTCGACCAGGAGATGGTCGAGACGCTGCGCGAGGACCATCCGCTCCGCGCGGTCCTCCCGGTCCTGCGGCAGACGCTGACGACGATCGCCGACGAGGCGTCGCACATCATGATCGTCACCGACGCGCAGGGCACGATCCTGTGGCGTGAGGGCTCCGCCGAGGTCAAACGCCAGGCCGACCGCATCGCCTTGTCCGAGGGCGCGGTGTGGTCCGAGGACCAGATCGGTACGAACGGCATGGGTACGGCGCTGGCGGTCGGCGAGCCCGTCCAGATCCACTCGGCCGAACATCTCGTCCGCCGGATCCACGAGTGGACCTGCGCCGCCGCGCCTGTCCACGACCCAGACACCGGCAAGCTGCTCGGCGCGGTCGACGTCTCCGGACCGCTTCGCACGGTCCACCCCGCGATGGTCGCGCTGGTCACCGCTGCGGCCCAGCTCGCCGAAGGTCAGCTGCGGGTCCGGATGGCCGCGGCCGACGAGATGCTTCGCGCGCGCAACATGCGGCACCTGATGGCGCTCGGCGACGCCCCGGGCGCCTTGCTGACCCCGACCGGCCGCGTTCTCGCGGTACAGCCGCTCGAATGGCTGCCGGACCGCCTTGTCGTCCCCGACGGCGCCGATCGGATCGACCTCGGCGACGGCCGCGAGGGTCTCGTCGAGCGACTCGACGAGGGCTACCTGCTCCACATGCCCGGTACGCCGCTACGCCGTACGCGACCGTCGCTCCAGCTCAAGCTGCTCGGCTCGGGGCAACCGACCGCGATCGTCGGCGGCCGCGAGATCGCGCTCACGCTGCGGCGGGCCGAAGTACTCGCACTGTTGTTACTGCACCCGTCAGGTCTCACCGCGGAGCAGCTGATGCTCCAGCTGTACGGCGACGAGGGCAACCCCACGACCGTCCGCGCGGAGATGCACCGACTGCGCAATCTGCTCGGCGGGGGCGTACTCGACACCAAGCCGTACCGGATCATCGCCGATGTCACCGGCGACGTCACCCAGGTCCAGGCCGCGCTGCGGCAAGGAAACCTGCAGACCGCCATCAACCTGTACTCCGGTCCGCTCCTCGCCCGCTCCGACGCCCCGGCCCTCCGAGCCGAACGCGACGAACTCGACGCCACCATCCGCCGCGCCGCCCTCGACGCGCGCAGTCCCGACATCCTGTGGCAGTTCGCGCAGACGTCCACCGGCGCCGAGGATCTGGAGATCTTCGAGTCCCTCGCGGCAGTACTCCCGACCGGCGATCCCCGCCACGCCGCGGTCGCCGCCCGGCTGGCCAGACTGGTCGACTGA